Proteins encoded within one genomic window of Tautonia rosea:
- a CDS encoding DNA-methyltransferase, which yields MTTRVEIGSCTLYRADCRDLLGSVAADVIITDPPYGEATHRGARTLKDLADRPICFDSITPEEFMACTRRFVSVARRWVVMTCAWQHAARLEASDLPLVRLGVWVKPNGAPQFTGDRPGTGWEAVAILHREGRKRWNGGGHHAVWQCNIEQGEHPTQKPLRLISDWVKQFSDPGETVLDPFAGSGTTGVACIRLGRRFIGIERDPRWFDLMCRRIEEARNRPDLFAPKPEPRPVQITLF from the coding sequence ATGACCACCCGTGTCGAGATTGGCAGCTGCACCCTGTACCGGGCCGATTGCCGCGACCTGCTGGGCTCCGTCGCGGCCGATGTCATCATCACCGACCCTCCGTATGGCGAGGCCACGCACCGGGGGGCGCGGACGCTGAAAGACCTGGCCGACCGGCCGATTTGCTTCGACAGCATCACCCCGGAGGAATTCATGGCCTGCACGCGGCGCTTCGTCTCGGTCGCACGGCGCTGGGTGGTCATGACCTGCGCCTGGCAGCACGCGGCGCGGCTGGAGGCGAGCGACCTGCCGCTCGTCCGGCTCGGCGTCTGGGTTAAGCCGAACGGCGCGCCGCAATTCACGGGGGACCGGCCGGGCACCGGCTGGGAAGCCGTCGCCATCCTCCACCGCGAGGGGAGGAAGCGCTGGAACGGCGGCGGCCATCACGCCGTCTGGCAATGCAACATCGAGCAGGGCGAGCACCCGACGCAGAAGCCGCTCAGGCTGATCAGCGACTGGGTGAAGCAGTTCAGCGATCCGGGAGAAACGGTGCTCGACCCCTTCGCCGGATCGGGCACCACCGGCGTCGCGTGCATCCGCCTCGGGCGGCGGTTCATTGGCATCGAGCGCGACCCGCGCTGGTTCGACCTGATGTGCCGCCGGATCGAGGAGGCCAGGAACCGGCCGGACCTGTTCGCCCCGAAGCCGGAACCGCGGCCCGTGCAAATCACGCTCTTCTGA
- a CDS encoding helix-turn-helix domain-containing protein → MPGDVLPVRAIPPRDVDFLAENNGRERDFSDIAPSLDTNGQTFPGMVCPNPNPGKPLLCLDGNRRLAWCLSRDREFMALVLDKPVSRSEALRIKHTSDLKKKLTLDQIAEDAAALLDEGMTQAEAARLLDRSEATISRALSLSLFPEDERKALLEKGVCHSSLSVIAPLCGEQKAKAISFATTPGPDGKPRKRDELVLFIKRMKGDKEKRAKQVSFTVGRRKLVVQSLKDDNAGALIEDLKALIDRLRRFPDTPPEGWQYLPG, encoded by the coding sequence ATGCCAGGAGACGTGCTACCCGTCCGGGCCATACCCCCCCGGGACGTCGATTTCCTCGCCGAGAACAACGGCCGTGAGAGGGATTTCTCCGATATCGCCCCGTCGCTCGACACAAACGGACAGACATTTCCCGGGATGGTTTGCCCGAATCCCAATCCGGGAAAACCGCTGCTCTGCCTCGACGGCAACCGGAGGCTCGCCTGGTGCCTGTCCCGCGACAGGGAGTTCATGGCTCTGGTGCTCGACAAGCCGGTCTCCCGGTCCGAGGCGCTTCGCATCAAGCATACGAGCGACCTGAAGAAGAAGCTCACCCTCGATCAGATCGCCGAAGATGCTGCGGCCTTGCTGGACGAAGGCATGACGCAGGCAGAGGCGGCGAGGCTTCTCGACCGTTCCGAGGCTACGATCAGCCGGGCGCTCAGCCTTTCGCTCTTTCCTGAGGATGAAAGGAAGGCGCTTCTGGAGAAGGGTGTTTGCCACTCTTCGCTCTCCGTTATCGCGCCGCTGTGCGGCGAGCAGAAGGCTAAAGCCATCAGCTTCGCCACCACCCCCGGTCCGGACGGGAAACCGAGAAAGCGCGACGAGCTGGTTCTCTTCATCAAGCGTATGAAGGGCGACAAGGAGAAGAGGGCGAAGCAGGTCAGCTTCACCGTCGGCCGCAGGAAGCTCGTCGTCCAGTCGCTGAAGGACGATAACGCCGGCGCGCTGATCGAGGATCTGAAAGCGCTGATTGACCGGCTCAGGCGCTTCCCGGATACGCCGCCGGAGGGCTGGCAGTACCTGCCAGGCTGA
- a CDS encoding type II toxin-antitoxin system Phd/YefM family antitoxin, whose amino-acid sequence MTLSNIHEAKTQLSQLINRALAGEEVVIARAGEPLVRLMPVYPDTRPRQGGQLQGRIRMSDDFDVFGEKLEEMLSAGEGA is encoded by the coding sequence ATGACTCTATCGAACATCCACGAGGCGAAGACGCAGCTTTCGCAACTGATCAACAGGGCCCTTGCAGGCGAGGAAGTCGTCATTGCCCGGGCAGGAGAGCCGCTGGTGCGGCTGATGCCGGTCTATCCGGACACAAGGCCGCGTCAGGGCGGGCAGCTTCAGGGCAGGATCCGCATGAGCGACGACTTCGATGTCTTCGGCGAGAAGCTCGAGGAAATGCTCTCCGCCGGGGAGGGTGCTTGA
- a CDS encoding type II toxin-antitoxin system VapC family toxin, with product MKLLLDTRALLTWLDDPALMQDEARLAIANGRNTVYASAVSMQEIALKASLGLLDAPEDLAGSLEACRFTGLPLTVAHAAAIRSLPPIHHDPFDRALIAQAKAEGLTIVTSDATICRYDVPVLAA from the coding sequence TTGAAGCTGCTGCTCGACACCCGTGCCCTGCTGACCTGGCTCGATGATCCGGCGCTGATGCAGGATGAGGCCCGGCTCGCAATCGCCAACGGACGGAACACGGTCTACGCGAGTGCGGTATCAATGCAGGAGATTGCCCTGAAGGCATCGCTTGGCCTGCTCGATGCGCCGGAGGATCTGGCAGGAAGCCTTGAAGCATGCCGGTTTACCGGGCTGCCGCTGACGGTGGCCCATGCCGCCGCTATCCGGTCGCTGCCGCCGATTCACCACGATCCATTCGACCGGGCGCTCATCGCCCAGGCGAAGGCCGAAGGGCTGACGATTGTCACCTCCGATGCAACCATTTGCCGGTACGACGTGCCGGTACTTGCGGCCTGA
- a CDS encoding WGR domain-containing protein, which translates to MNVFAATLEACDPARGHYRAYRLEAGTDLFGAWLVDVTYGRIGARGRTIRYLARDEAEAKKLVRQSLRRRGTARKRIGVGYELRELVDPGEWLECFDSEFREG; encoded by the coding sequence ATGAACGTCTTTGCTGCAACCCTGGAGGCCTGCGACCCGGCGAGGGGGCATTACCGGGCCTACCGGCTAGAAGCGGGAACCGACCTTTTCGGGGCATGGCTGGTCGACGTGACCTATGGCCGGATCGGGGCGAGGGGGCGCACCATCCGCTATCTGGCCCGTGATGAAGCAGAAGCAAAGAAGCTGGTCAGGCAGAGCCTCCGTCGGCGCGGCACCGCTCGGAAGCGTATCGGCGTTGGATACGAGCTACGAGAGTTGGTGGATCCGGGCGAATGGCTCGAATGCTTCGACAGCGAATTCCGGGAGGGCTGA
- a CDS encoding helicase HerA domain-containing protein, translating to MRGSTAMLTRRRAPGPSIGPVPLDTDALTRHLLFTGGTGSGKSHTMYRIIEALIRLGCCIIVACAKFTEAAQIRRICERAGALDRYHPITPDGPLRVNLADYLMTMPGGSTAQATRFLMRLNEISVRQDGSRGDEAYWANLFEQGTNCSLDLPRLAYGTGTLKDAYDALATSPASREEINSDAYKASKCGQMLEAASRLRKREFDAGTRDPRTERRYERVVDFFLRELATVGSKGRGAVLSMNSGLTGRLLVDFHDLFCTETTLDFARAEREGWVMPIDAPVLTHDVAGKVVNAAFIMLFQMYALRRDASTVSRPLIICRDEAAQFLIPDWDWNVATVARSHMLSHIDAVQGLEVLESALGGDMKAEREAQAFASQHRTLIAFGNNEPKTNEYVSKLIGMERDFMMSAQPRPEQPKEISSLDDVLGCAQGYGYSEQYQPIIRPEEFARFDVGQCVLMSGGRYRFLDLKEKR from the coding sequence ATGCGAGGTTCAACGGCCATGCTCACTCGCCGTCGCGCTCCCGGTCCGTCCATCGGGCCGGTTCCGCTCGATACCGACGCCCTGACCCGGCACCTTCTCTTCACGGGCGGCACCGGCTCGGGGAAGTCGCACACGATGTACAGGATCATCGAGGCGCTCATCCGGCTGGGCTGCTGCATCATCGTCGCCTGCGCGAAATTCACGGAGGCTGCCCAGATCCGCCGCATCTGCGAGCGGGCCGGGGCACTCGATCGTTACCACCCCATCACGCCGGACGGGCCGCTCAGGGTCAATCTCGCCGACTACCTGATGACCATGCCGGGCGGCTCGACCGCCCAGGCCACCCGCTTCCTGATGCGGCTCAACGAGATCAGTGTCCGGCAGGACGGCTCCCGGGGTGACGAGGCCTACTGGGCGAATCTGTTCGAGCAGGGCACCAACTGCAGCCTCGATTTGCCGAGGCTTGCCTACGGCACCGGCACGCTGAAGGACGCCTACGACGCGCTCGCCACCTCGCCCGCCAGCCGGGAAGAGATCAACTCCGACGCGTACAAGGCGTCGAAATGCGGCCAGATGCTCGAGGCCGCGTCCCGGCTCCGGAAACGCGAGTTCGACGCCGGCACCCGCGACCCGAGGACCGAGCGGCGATACGAACGCGTCGTCGATTTCTTCCTCAGGGAGCTGGCCACCGTCGGATCGAAGGGCCGCGGAGCGGTCCTGAGCATGAATTCGGGACTGACGGGCAGGCTGCTCGTCGATTTCCACGACCTGTTCTGCACCGAGACCACGCTCGACTTCGCCCGCGCCGAGCGCGAGGGCTGGGTCATGCCCATCGACGCGCCGGTGCTGACCCACGACGTCGCCGGGAAGGTGGTGAATGCCGCCTTCATCATGCTCTTCCAGATGTACGCGCTCAGGAGGGATGCCAGCACCGTCAGCAGGCCGCTGATCATCTGCAGGGATGAGGCGGCCCAGTTCCTGATTCCCGACTGGGACTGGAACGTCGCCACGGTTGCACGTTCTCACATGCTTTCTCACATCGACGCCGTCCAGGGGCTCGAGGTCCTGGAATCGGCCCTCGGAGGCGACATGAAGGCCGAACGCGAGGCGCAGGCGTTCGCGAGCCAGCATCGCACGCTGATCGCCTTCGGCAACAACGAGCCGAAGACCAACGAATATGTCTCGAAGCTCATCGGCATGGAGCGGGATTTCATGATGTCCGCCCAGCCGAGGCCGGAGCAGCCGAAGGAAATCAGCTCGCTCGACGACGTGCTCGGATGCGCCCAGGGCTACGGCTATTCGGAACAATATCAACCAATCATTCGTCCCGAGGAATTCGCCCGGTTCGACGTGGGGCAGTGTGTCCTGATGTCGGGCGGACGCTACCGCTTCCTCGATCTGAAGGAGAAGCGCTGA
- a CDS encoding calcium-binding protein: MITDPSTAISELEDPVKWTDINGTLQLNITYTFNTLFFTSNSDLQSRASGTITTPVTTGNSTLGQQAFDLWGAVAPFSFSLASDPEDANIGILGTPSVTDGPGQTIEGASFTPFLTNPFTGYQWIHYSGIFMESGQPLSLYLHEIGHSLGLDHPKHLEFGTDPDYNTDSTIMSYNSGSAVPTTPMIFDIATLQKMYGANQNFNATDTSYTFTGANIARTIWDGGGEDTLDASQGVANAYASNLIDLRAGFDTNGNQFHSKIGQEYVFVAYHASIENAKGGLGNDTIHGNSPVKGTGQNSVGEASYNDFDGENRLEGMDGEDTIYGYGGDDTLIGGANDEDKDTLIGGKHFDTYIFTGTYGADIVDDEDGKGVLEVDGLKIKGDAYKPDGNHEATYWELKIGSNTWRLEKSNGDLVLSPPSGDAITIKNFHNGKLSIRLEERDEADDEASEHYEGTPYHTPLFIDLGYPTGDLYDFLQVDEGSVWFDLDNTGFAQRTAWLGPDDGFIVRDRNSNGEIDNITEMFGNDGGTSAWTKFRGLDDNSDGVLDASDTEFANLRIWRDLNSNGHVDSGELNSLSTYQITGFEVGTTDPTGLWTHDGQIVQGNLQYYVQGDPNVRFYYDVLFETNAMDTWYIGDGTAGSLAVADDAGELPMSRGYGELPSLHYAYAQNSALHAKAQNLMTLGTGDVLQALQDVEDFLTEWAGTYGLTGKRGAFDADTITFLEKAMGVPLEIWDGVSSYVDYVPTGANHADERAETQLSYSMLYDQLKDRLLAQSVFKDVFIESHYDFASDRMVFKDTLETVLQNASDVQPEDAFSNLMFWQSLGSILLENPEDFGLSGAEVQNALTEAAGKYIPAIEHNVLGVRDWWSSDNSDLYTPRLLIAEPDLDFLYGSKGSHGDDIFIASNGKDELGYWGGNDIYYFAADTGENRIRATSDTGTIYFGPDISYEDISVSFYYFSSVWHPELTYGPSGEKVRILTNQSTINYGPNFDVIFSDNQTIKLRDLIQQKAPVLEGTASGETLSGNNALVRWIKGLGGDDTLNAGNRSDALEGGTGNDTLNGNTGWETFVFTTGDGQDTVTDTGGAGDVIHFNDVSDPGLITITQSSTNPDDLLIDYGTGDRITIAGYFISIFQQVEFVRFSDGTKYNLQELYEASLVNLIEGTEGVDNLVGTSGNDHITALGGNDTLEGGAGADILDGGGGTDYAKYQNSSAGVTVNLATGTGSGGEAEGDTYTSIEYVTGSAFADVITGNDSNNRLEGGAGDDELYGGNGNDSLFGGDGADILDGGSGSDYARYEDSSIGISVNLATGANTGGDAEGDIFVSIENVHGSDGADTITGDAGDNRILGFDGNDTLNGGDGIDWLYGDAGDDQINGGSGNDHLFGGAGADIIDGGTGGDFAQYDDSNQAVTINLATGVHTGGHANGDIYVNINNIRGSQSSDTITGSSANNILQGAGGDDQLFGGAGSDTLMGGSGADTLDGGSGFDFASYGDALTGVTLDFSTGVHTGDAAGDTFTGFEGFYGSIYADTFIGGGTFDDFWLGGSGNDSFYGNAGTDKFTGGFGADHFDGGSGQDTVYYENSGVAVIVDLTAGTGTGPSDSEAIGDTFVNIEHVTGSHASDTITGNASSNTLSGGNGYDTLYGMGGNDVLYGGSGFDTLDGGDGLDWSLYEDAPEGITINLTTGYYTGFAYGDTFISIEKFSGTLFDDVLIGDAADQTLRGDYAGNSQDTLNGMAGNDTLIGGQGDDLFVFHSGHDQDVITDFLAGGTDDTIELSGFSGVSSFSSVMSLASQVGSDTVIDFGNGDTLTLSNVTLGNLTSADFTFA, from the coding sequence ATGATAACTGACCCGAGCACCGCAATTAGCGAACTGGAAGACCCCGTCAAGTGGACTGACATTAATGGAACCTTACAACTAAATATAACTTACACATTCAACACGCTATTCTTTACATCTAATAGCGACCTGCAATCAAGAGCTTCAGGTACAATCACAACTCCAGTTACCACCGGGAACAGCACGCTGGGCCAGCAGGCATTCGACTTGTGGGGGGCTGTAGCCCCCTTTTCGTTTAGCCTGGCTTCCGATCCGGAAGATGCAAACATTGGAATACTGGGGACTCCTAGCGTCACGGACGGACCTGGACAAACAATTGAGGGTGCATCATTTACACCATTTTTGACAAACCCATTTACTGGCTATCAATGGATTCACTATTCCGGAATTTTTATGGAATCAGGCCAGCCGCTAAGCCTGTATCTCCACGAGATCGGCCACTCACTGGGGTTAGACCATCCAAAACACCTGGAGTTTGGCACAGACCCTGATTATAACACCGACAGCACAATCATGTCATACAACAGCGGAAGCGCTGTTCCGACTACCCCAATGATCTTTGACATCGCTACTCTTCAAAAAATGTACGGTGCAAATCAAAACTTCAATGCAACAGATACAAGTTACACATTCACAGGCGCAAACATTGCTCGGACCATTTGGGATGGCGGTGGTGAGGATACACTGGACGCCTCACAAGGCGTTGCAAACGCTTACGCCTCAAACCTGATCGATTTGCGTGCAGGTTTCGACACAAATGGAAATCAGTTTCATTCTAAGATCGGACAAGAATACGTTTTTGTAGCTTATCATGCCAGCATTGAGAATGCGAAAGGAGGACTAGGTAATGACACCATTCATGGGAACAGCCCTGTAAAAGGGACTGGACAAAACTCAGTCGGAGAAGCGAGCTATAACGATTTCGACGGCGAAAATCGTCTGGAAGGCATGGACGGTGAGGATACAATCTACGGCTATGGCGGGGATGACACCCTCATCGGAGGCGCCAATGATGAAGACAAAGACACTCTCATAGGCGGCAAACATTTCGACACCTACATTTTCACCGGTACATACGGTGCGGACATTGTTGACGACGAAGATGGCAAAGGCGTCCTCGAAGTCGACGGATTAAAGATAAAAGGAGACGCCTACAAGCCGGACGGAAACCATGAGGCGACGTACTGGGAGCTGAAGATCGGGTCAAATACCTGGCGACTGGAAAAGAGCAACGGTGATCTTGTACTCTCACCGCCTTCAGGCGATGCAATTACCATCAAAAATTTTCATAACGGCAAACTTAGCATTCGTTTGGAAGAAAGGGATGAAGCCGACGACGAGGCGTCGGAGCATTACGAGGGCACGCCGTACCACACGCCACTCTTCATAGATTTGGGATATCCCACGGGGGATTTGTATGATTTCCTGCAGGTTGATGAGGGAAGTGTCTGGTTTGACCTGGACAACACCGGATTTGCGCAACGCACAGCCTGGCTCGGGCCTGACGACGGGTTCATCGTGCGCGATAGAAACAGCAACGGTGAGATAGACAACATCACCGAGATGTTCGGCAACGACGGCGGAACCAGCGCGTGGACGAAATTTCGTGGTCTCGACGATAACAGCGACGGGGTACTGGATGCCTCTGACACCGAATTCGCAAATCTTCGCATCTGGCGTGATCTCAATAGCAACGGTCACGTGGACAGTGGGGAGCTGAATTCGCTCTCGACGTATCAAATCACCGGGTTTGAAGTCGGCACAACCGATCCGACCGGCCTGTGGACGCATGATGGCCAGATTGTTCAGGGGAACCTTCAGTATTACGTTCAGGGCGATCCAAATGTGAGATTCTACTACGATGTGCTCTTCGAAACGAATGCTATGGACACCTGGTACATCGGAGATGGCACGGCAGGATCGCTGGCCGTTGCAGACGATGCCGGTGAATTGCCCATGTCGCGGGGCTATGGTGAGCTGCCGTCTCTACACTATGCCTATGCTCAGAATTCGGCATTGCATGCAAAGGCGCAAAACCTTATGACGCTCGGCACCGGCGACGTGCTGCAGGCCCTGCAGGATGTGGAAGACTTCCTGACCGAATGGGCGGGCACGTACGGCCTCACCGGCAAGCGTGGCGCGTTCGATGCTGATACCATAACGTTTCTCGAAAAAGCGATGGGTGTACCCCTTGAGATTTGGGATGGGGTAAGTAGCTACGTTGATTATGTGCCGACCGGGGCAAACCATGCCGACGAGCGTGCCGAGACGCAACTCTCATACTCTATGCTCTATGACCAACTGAAAGATCGCCTACTCGCGCAGAGCGTTTTCAAGGATGTATTCATTGAGTCTCATTATGACTTTGCTTCGGACCGCATGGTGTTTAAGGATACGCTTGAAACTGTCCTGCAAAATGCCTCGGACGTACAGCCGGAGGATGCGTTCAGCAATTTGATGTTCTGGCAATCCCTGGGTTCGATTCTTCTTGAAAACCCGGAAGATTTTGGCCTGAGTGGTGCCGAAGTGCAAAATGCGCTCACAGAAGCAGCAGGTAAATACATTCCTGCTATTGAACATAATGTACTTGGTGTCAGGGACTGGTGGTCGTCCGACAATAGCGATCTGTACACACCACGGCTCTTGATAGCGGAGCCAGATCTTGATTTCCTCTACGGTTCGAAGGGCAGCCATGGCGACGACATCTTTATCGCCAGTAATGGGAAAGACGAATTAGGTTACTGGGGCGGAAACGACATCTATTATTTCGCGGCAGATACAGGCGAAAACCGCATCCGGGCAACATCTGACACAGGCACCATCTATTTCGGGCCGGACATTTCCTATGAGGATATCTCCGTTAGTTTTTACTATTTTAGCTCTGTCTGGCATCCGGAACTCACATATGGCCCATCAGGTGAAAAGGTTCGTATACTTACCAATCAAAGCACGATAAATTACGGACCGAATTTTGACGTAATCTTCTCCGATAATCAGACTATTAAATTGCGGGATTTGATTCAACAGAAGGCTCCGGTGCTAGAGGGTACCGCTTCGGGTGAAACATTATCCGGAAATAATGCCTTAGTCCGATGGATTAAAGGTTTGGGCGGCGACGATACGCTCAACGCTGGTAATCGGAGTGACGCACTCGAAGGCGGCACCGGGAACGACACGCTTAACGGGAACACCGGGTGGGAAACCTTTGTCTTTACCACGGGGGACGGCCAGGACACCGTCACTGATACTGGCGGGGCGGGAGATGTCATACATTTCAACGACGTAAGCGACCCGGGTCTGATCACAATAACTCAATCGTCAACGAATCCCGATGATTTGCTCATTGACTATGGGACGGGCGACCGCATCACCATCGCAGGCTACTTTATCAGCATTTTCCAACAGGTGGAATTTGTTCGTTTCTCCGACGGCACCAAATACAACCTCCAGGAGCTCTATGAAGCCAGTCTGGTGAACCTCATCGAGGGTACGGAGGGAGTGGATAACCTTGTCGGCACCTCCGGGAACGATCATATAACCGCGCTTGGCGGCAATGATACTCTTGAAGGCGGTGCGGGAGCGGATATTCTCGACGGCGGCGGCGGCACCGACTACGCGAAGTATCAGAACTCGTCCGCTGGCGTGACGGTAAATCTTGCGACCGGAACGGGAAGCGGCGGCGAGGCCGAGGGTGACACATACACGAGCATCGAATATGTGACTGGTTCTGCTTTTGCCGATGTCATTACCGGCAATGATTCGAACAACCGGCTGGAAGGCGGCGCGGGAGACGATGAGCTGTATGGCGGCAATGGCAACGACAGCCTGTTCGGCGGTGACGGAGCCGACATTCTTGATGGCGGCAGCGGCAGCGATTATGCACGCTACGAGGATTCCAGCATTGGGATTTCAGTCAACCTTGCCACGGGCGCGAACACCGGCGGCGACGCGGAAGGCGACATTTTCGTCAGCATCGAAAACGTGCACGGTTCCGACGGGGCTGACACCATTACAGGCGATGCTGGTGATAACCGCATCCTCGGTTTCGACGGCAACGACACGCTCAACGGGGGCGATGGAATCGACTGGCTGTACGGCGATGCTGGTGACGACCAGATCAACGGCGGCAGTGGTAACGACCACCTGTTCGGCGGTGCCGGAGCCGATATTATCGATGGTGGAACCGGTGGAGATTTTGCTCAATACGATGACAGCAACCAGGCTGTGACCATCAATCTGGCGACCGGCGTCCATACCGGCGGACATGCTAATGGAGATATTTATGTCAATATAAATAACATCCGAGGGTCGCAAAGTTCCGACACGATAACAGGTAGCAGCGCCAATAATATTTTGCAGGGAGCGGGTGGTGACGATCAACTCTTCGGCGGCGCAGGTTCAGATACGCTGATGGGCGGTAGCGGAGCTGACACACTTGATGGGGGAAGCGGGTTTGATTTCGCTTCCTATGGCGATGCCCTGACAGGCGTAACCCTTGACTTCTCAACCGGCGTGCATACTGGCGATGCGGCAGGTGACACGTTCACCGGGTTCGAAGGTTTCTACGGCAGCATTTACGCAGACACCTTCATCGGTGGTGGCACCTTCGATGATTTCTGGCTTGGTGGCAGCGGCAACGATAGTTTCTACGGCAATGCCGGAACCGATAAGTTTACCGGTGGCTTTGGAGCCGATCATTTTGACGGAGGCTCAGGCCAGGACACCGTGTATTATGAAAACTCCGGAGTGGCTGTGATCGTGGATCTGACCGCTGGAACAGGCACCGGCCCATCTGACAGTGAGGCCATTGGTGACACCTTTGTGAATATTGAGCATGTCACCGGCAGTCACGCTTCAGATACGATCACTGGTAACGCAAGCAGCAATACGCTAAGTGGCGGCAATGGCTACGACACGCTCTATGGCATGGGCGGCAATGACGTGCTCTACGGCGGAAGCGGTTTCGACACGCTGGATGGTGGTGACGGGCTCGACTGGTCGCTCTACGAGGATGCGCCGGAAGGTATCACTATCAACCTCACCACGGGCTATTATACCGGATTCGCGTATGGCGACACGTTTATCTCCATTGAAAAATTTAGCGGAACCTTATTCGACGATGTGCTGATTGGCGATGCAGCGGATCAGACCTTGCGTGGTGATTATGCCGGGAATTCCCAGGACACCTTGAACGGCATGGCTGGTAATGACACCCTGATCGGCGGGCAGGGCGACGACCTCTTCGTCTTCCACTCAGGCCACGACCAGGACGTCATCACCGATTTCCTAGCTGGTGGCACGGATGACACGATTGAGCTCTCCGGCTTTTCCGGCGTCAGCTCTTTCAGCAGCGTTATGTCCCTTGCCTCGCAGGTCGGCAGCGATACCGTCATTGACTTCGGCAATGGCGATACGCTGACGCTCAGCAACGTCACTCTGGGGAATCTGACCAGCGCCGACTTCACGTTCGCGTAA
- a CDS encoding recombinase family protein: protein MAGSGQQVGYIRVSSLTQSTERQLEGVTVDRVFTDKASGKDAKRPELEALLAYVREGDTIVVHSMDRLARNVDDLRRIVQEQTRRGVRVRFIKENLSFTGEASPMNDLMLSVLGAVAQFERDLIRERQREGIAIARQKGVYRGRGKALTEEKVAELRRRAAGDEKKTALAREYGISRETLYQYLRP from the coding sequence ATGGCAGGAAGCGGGCAACAGGTCGGATATATCAGGGTAAGCAGCCTTACCCAGAGCACGGAGCGCCAGCTGGAGGGCGTCACCGTCGATCGGGTTTTCACCGACAAGGCATCGGGCAAGGACGCGAAGCGGCCGGAGCTGGAGGCGCTGCTCGCTTACGTGCGCGAGGGCGATACCATCGTCGTGCATTCGATGGACCGGCTCGCCCGCAACGTCGATGATTTGCGCCGCATCGTCCAGGAGCAGACGAGGCGGGGGGTCAGGGTGCGCTTCATCAAGGAGAATCTCAGCTTCACCGGCGAGGCCTCGCCGATGAACGACCTGATGCTCTCGGTGCTCGGTGCCGTCGCCCAGTTCGAGCGTGACCTGATCCGCGAGCGGCAGCGGGAAGGCATTGCGATCGCCAGACAGAAAGGCGTCTATCGGGGCAGGGGCAAGGCACTCACGGAGGAGAAGGTGGCTGAACTGCGCCGCCGGGCTGCAGGCGACGAGAAGAAGACGGCGCTCGCCCGGGAATACGGCATCAGCAGGGAGACGCTGTATCAATATCTGCGGCCGTAG